One region of Streptomyces sp. CG4 genomic DNA includes:
- the dacB gene encoding D-alanyl-D-alanine carboxypeptidase/D-alanyl-D-alanine-endopeptidase has protein sequence MVVPELRPWRAAGPQLERIANAVRPRLARAATAAKPHLARWTRARGPRPPHLRRPRSVRTWQYTAGAATAGLALAAGVVTVAGPWDADGQRTAERDRAVALQRSGGADHGGSGTAAGAPRPAPSAAPVLVGLDAARSAAGTLQAAPGGKAFSDVLGPLLSASALGDTHTAAVVDVATGTRVYDAGADKALTPASTTKIATAVAALSALGPDHRLTTRAALEPDTGELVLVGGGDPTLTAHEASDGWASLRTLAANAAKALQRRGIHKVTLSYDTTLYSGPALHPIGVNDNLAPVSALTADEGRADDSTSGPAARASDPAQAAAGEFAGFLDAAGITTTPPGPSKASTRAETLATVSSPPLSTLVERMLTNSDNDIAEHLARQTALASGEPGSFDGGAKAISARLTKLGLPMSGASFHDGSGLDRDDRLTAGLLTGLLVTAGDPERPGLRPVLTGLPVAGFTGTLADRYTDSAAGVVRAKTGTLTGVNTLAGTVVDADGHLLAFAFMASGTTSPTEAESALDKTATALANCGCR, from the coding sequence GTGGTCGTGCCAGAGCTGAGGCCTTGGCGAGCCGCGGGACCGCAGCTGGAGCGGATCGCGAACGCCGTACGACCGCGTCTGGCGCGGGCCGCGACGGCCGCGAAACCGCACCTCGCACGGTGGACCCGGGCCCGTGGGCCCCGCCCCCCGCACCTGCGGCGTCCCCGGTCCGTCAGGACCTGGCAGTACACTGCGGGCGCCGCCACCGCCGGCCTCGCACTCGCCGCCGGCGTGGTGACCGTGGCCGGCCCCTGGGACGCCGACGGTCAGCGTACGGCCGAGCGGGACCGGGCGGTCGCCCTGCAGCGGTCAGGTGGCGCAGATCACGGCGGATCCGGTACGGCGGCGGGGGCGCCCCGGCCCGCGCCGAGCGCCGCGCCCGTCCTGGTGGGCCTGGACGCCGCGAGGAGCGCCGCCGGCACCCTGCAGGCCGCCCCGGGCGGAAAAGCCTTCTCCGACGTCCTGGGGCCCCTTCTGAGCGCCTCCGCGCTGGGCGACACGCACACGGCCGCCGTCGTCGACGTGGCCACCGGCACGCGCGTGTACGACGCCGGCGCCGACAAAGCCCTCACCCCGGCCTCCACGACCAAGATCGCCACCGCGGTCGCCGCCCTGTCCGCCCTGGGCCCCGACCACCGCCTCACCACGCGCGCGGCCCTCGAACCCGACACCGGCGAACTCGTCCTGGTCGGTGGCGGCGACCCCACCCTCACCGCGCACGAGGCGTCCGACGGCTGGGCCAGCCTGCGCACGCTGGCCGCGAACGCCGCGAAGGCACTTCAGCGGCGCGGCATCCACAAGGTCACGCTCTCCTACGACACGACCCTCTACTCCGGCCCCGCCCTGCACCCCATCGGCGTCAACGACAACCTGGCACCCGTGAGCGCCCTCACCGCCGACGAGGGCCGCGCCGACGACTCCACCAGCGGTCCGGCAGCCCGCGCGAGCGACCCGGCGCAGGCGGCGGCCGGCGAGTTCGCGGGCTTCCTGGACGCCGCCGGCATCACCACCACACCGCCCGGCCCCTCCAAGGCCAGCACGCGCGCGGAGACCCTCGCCACGGTCTCCTCGCCCCCGCTGTCCACCCTGGTCGAGCGCATGCTGACCAACAGCGACAACGACATCGCCGAGCACCTGGCCCGCCAGACGGCCCTCGCCAGCGGCGAACCCGGCAGCTTCGACGGCGGCGCCAAGGCGATCTCCGCACGGCTGACCAAGCTCGGCCTGCCGATGTCCGGCGCCTCCTTCCACGACGGCAGCGGCCTCGACCGCGACGACCGGCTCACCGCCGGCCTCCTGACCGGCCTCCTCGTCACGGCCGGCGACCCCGAACGCCCCGGCCTGCGCCCCGTCCTCACCGGCCTGCCCGTGGCCGGCTTCACCGGCACCCTCGCCGACCGCTACACCGACAGCGCGGCAGGCGTCGTACGCGCCAAGACCGGCACCCTGACCGGGGTGAACACCCTCGCCGGCACGGTCGTGGACGCCGACGGCCACCTCCTGGCCTTCGCCTTCATGGCCTCCGGCACGACCAGCCCCACGGAGGCCGAGTCGGCCCTGGACAAGACGGCGACGGCACTGGCGAACTGCGGCTGCAGGTAG
- a CDS encoding threonine/serine exporter family protein has product MTEAEDRKPRSDEARYDPEITSEFAIPAGLDVPRTVLEPETTSEFAVPEGLQTPEPPSAEPEGSAFSPPSTYSAKDTLIAFTPATGVPLVSLVKDAPWQDRMRTMLRMPVAERPAPEHVQRHEEEGPAVPRVLDLTLRIGELLLAGGEGAEDVEAAMFAVCRSYGLDRCEPNVTFTLLSISHQPSLVEDPVTASRTVRRRGTDYTRLSAVFRLVDDLTDPEAHVSLEEAYRRLAEIRRNRHPYPGWALTLASGLLAGAASTLVGGDLIVFVAAALGAMLGDRLAWLCAGRGLPEFYQFTVAAMPPAAIGVAFALAHIDVKAAAVVTGGLFALLPGRALVAGVQDGLTGFYITAAARLLEVLYFFVGIVAGVLVVLYFGVKVGGKLNPDAALIINERPLIQIAASMLLSLTFAVLLQQERSTVLWVTLNGGVAWTVYGAMHYVGDISPVASTFVAAGLVGLFGQLLSRYRFASALPYTTAAIGPLLPGSATYFGLLSMAQNEVDKGLVSLANAASLAMAIAIGVNLGSEIFRLFLRVGSPGKRRAAKRTRGF; this is encoded by the coding sequence GTGACGGAGGCGGAGGACCGCAAGCCCCGGTCGGACGAGGCGCGGTACGACCCGGAGATCACGTCCGAGTTCGCCATTCCCGCCGGGCTCGACGTCCCGAGGACGGTTCTCGAACCGGAGACGACCTCCGAGTTCGCGGTGCCGGAGGGGCTGCAGACGCCGGAGCCGCCGAGCGCCGAGCCGGAGGGGTCGGCGTTCAGCCCGCCGAGCACCTACAGCGCCAAGGACACCCTGATCGCGTTCACTCCGGCCACCGGAGTGCCGCTGGTCAGCCTGGTCAAGGACGCCCCCTGGCAGGACCGGATGCGCACGATGCTGCGCATGCCGGTGGCCGAGCGGCCCGCCCCGGAGCACGTGCAGCGCCACGAGGAGGAGGGCCCGGCCGTTCCGCGCGTCCTCGACCTGACCCTGCGCATCGGGGAGCTGCTGCTGGCCGGCGGTGAGGGCGCGGAGGACGTGGAGGCCGCGATGTTCGCGGTGTGCCGCTCCTACGGCCTGGACCGCTGCGAGCCGAACGTCACCTTCACCCTGCTGTCCATCTCGCACCAGCCGTCGCTGGTGGAGGACCCGGTGACGGCGTCGCGGACGGTACGCCGGCGGGGCACCGACTACACCCGGCTCTCAGCCGTGTTCCGGCTGGTGGACGACCTGACCGACCCGGAGGCCCATGTCTCCCTGGAGGAGGCCTACCGGCGGCTGGCGGAGATCCGCCGCAACCGGCACCCCTATCCCGGCTGGGCACTGACCCTGGCCAGCGGTCTGCTGGCCGGTGCGGCCTCCACGCTGGTCGGCGGTGATCTGATCGTGTTCGTCGCGGCCGCCCTCGGCGCGATGCTCGGCGACCGGCTGGCCTGGCTGTGTGCCGGGCGCGGACTGCCCGAGTTCTACCAGTTCACGGTGGCCGCGATGCCGCCCGCGGCGATCGGGGTGGCGTTCGCGCTGGCCCACATCGACGTCAAGGCGGCCGCCGTCGTCACCGGTGGACTGTTCGCCCTGCTGCCCGGGCGGGCCCTGGTGGCGGGCGTGCAGGACGGTCTGACCGGCTTCTACATCACCGCCGCGGCCCGCCTGCTGGAGGTCCTGTACTTCTTCGTCGGCATCGTCGCCGGCGTGCTGGTCGTCCTGTACTTCGGCGTGAAGGTCGGCGGCAAGCTCAACCCGGACGCGGCGCTCATCATCAACGAGCGGCCGCTGATCCAGATCGCGGCCTCCATGCTGCTGTCGCTGACGTTCGCGGTGCTGCTGCAGCAGGAGCGCTCGACCGTGCTGTGGGTGACGCTCAACGGGGGCGTGGCGTGGACGGTGTACGGGGCGATGCACTACGTCGGCGACATCTCGCCGGTGGCGTCCACGTTCGTGGCGGCGGGGCTGGTGGGTCTCTTCGGGCAGCTGCTGTCGCGGTACCGGTTCGCGTCGGCGCTGCCGTATACGACGGCGGCGATCGGGCCGCTGCTGCCCGGCTCCGCCACGTATTTCGGGCTGCTGAGCATGGCGCAGAACGAGGTGGACAAGGGGCTGGTGTCGCTGGCCAACGCGGCGTCGCTGGCCATGGCCATCGCGATCGGGGTCAATCTGGGGTCGGAGATCTTCCGGCTGTTCCTGCGGGTCGGCTCCCCCGGGAAGCGCCGCGCTGCCAAGCGGACCAGGGGTTTCTAG
- a CDS encoding MerR family transcriptional regulator — translation MSYSVGQVAGFAGITVRTLHHYDEIGLLVPSERTYAGHRRYNDADLDRLQQILFYRELGFPLDEVAALLDDPDVDPRAHLRRQHELLTARIEKLQKMAAAVEHAMEARKMGINLTPEERFEVFGDKDPEQYREEAEQRWGDTEAYAESQRRAATYTKEDWKRIQAEVDDWGERYAALVAAGEQPAGEAAMDLAEEHRQHVSRYYFEVPYEMHRCFAEMYVSDERFKAYYDAMRPGLAEHLHDAILANADRHTAS, via the coding sequence ATGAGCTACTCCGTGGGACAGGTCGCGGGGTTCGCCGGGATCACGGTGCGCACCCTGCACCACTACGACGAGATCGGCCTGCTCGTGCCCAGCGAGCGCACGTACGCCGGCCACCGGCGCTACAACGACGCCGATCTCGACCGGCTCCAGCAGATCCTGTTCTACCGGGAGCTCGGCTTCCCGCTCGACGAGGTCGCGGCCCTGCTCGACGACCCGGACGTGGACCCGCGCGCACACCTGCGCCGCCAGCACGAACTGCTGACCGCCCGGATCGAGAAGCTGCAGAAGATGGCCGCGGCCGTGGAGCACGCCATGGAGGCACGCAAGATGGGCATCAACCTCACGCCGGAGGAGCGGTTCGAGGTCTTCGGGGACAAGGACCCCGAGCAGTACCGCGAGGAGGCCGAGCAGCGCTGGGGCGACACCGAGGCGTACGCCGAGTCGCAGCGCCGCGCCGCCACCTACACCAAGGAGGACTGGAAGCGCATCCAGGCCGAGGTCGACGACTGGGGCGAGCGGTACGCCGCCCTGGTCGCCGCCGGAGAGCAGCCGGCCGGCGAGGCGGCCATGGACCTGGCCGAGGAGCACCGGCAGCACGTCAGCAGGTACTACTTCGAGGTGCCGTACGAGATGCACCGGTGCTTCGCGGAGATGTACGTCTCCGACGAGCGCTTCAAGGCGTACTACGACGCCATGCGCCCCGGGCTCGCCGAGCACCTGCACGACGCGATCCTCGCCAACGCCGACCGGCACACCGCGTCCTGA
- a CDS encoding YbjQ family protein — MGLEDYGGGQGPQPDVLVVTTNDVPGHRVQEVIGEVFGLTVRSRHLGSQIGAGLKSMIGGELKGLTKTLVQTRNQAMERLVEQARARGANGVLAFRFDVTEAADVGTEVCAYGTAVVLARE, encoded by the coding sequence ATGGGACTCGAGGACTACGGCGGCGGCCAGGGGCCGCAGCCTGACGTACTGGTCGTGACCACGAACGACGTGCCCGGACACCGGGTGCAGGAGGTGATCGGTGAGGTCTTCGGACTCACCGTGCGCTCCCGGCACCTCGGCAGCCAGATCGGCGCCGGGCTGAAGTCGATGATCGGCGGCGAGCTCAAGGGGCTCACCAAGACGCTCGTGCAGACCCGCAACCAGGCCATGGAGCGCCTGGTGGAGCAGGCACGCGCGCGTGGTGCCAACGGCGTGCTGGCGTTCCGGTTCGACGTGACCGAGGCCGCCGACGTGGGCACGGAGGTGTGCGCCTACGGCACGGCGGTGGTCCTGGCCCGGGAGTGA
- a CDS encoding zinc-dependent metalloprotease — protein sequence MTGFGGTTSPGMVDWNLAVATATRLVRPGPDVSRDEARAVVAELRRHAKASEEHVRGFTRMGTEETHDTPVLVVDRPGWVRANVAGFREILKPLLEKMQERRAGSAGSAVLGTVGGKVTGVELGMLLSFLSSRVLGQYETFAPAGRDLPAGESGGGRLLLVAPNIVHVERELDVEPHDFRLWVCLHEETHRTQFTAVPWLRDHLEGEIQSFLAETDVDPMTFLERIREAAQSLAGGRPEGEEDDGGRSFVELVQTPAQREILSRLTAVMSLLEGHADYVMDGVGPSVVPTVSEIREKFQQRRAKGASRLDLALRKLLGLDAKLRQYRDGERFVRAVVEQVGTDGFNRVWTSPNTLPTKAEIAKPADWVARVHRKAES from the coding sequence ATGACTGGCTTCGGTGGCACCACATCTCCCGGGATGGTCGACTGGAACCTCGCGGTGGCAACCGCGACGCGGCTCGTACGGCCGGGCCCCGACGTCAGCCGTGACGAGGCACGCGCCGTCGTCGCGGAGCTGCGCCGGCACGCGAAAGCCTCGGAGGAACACGTCCGGGGCTTCACTCGTATGGGCACAGAGGAGACCCACGACACCCCGGTCCTCGTGGTCGACCGCCCCGGCTGGGTCCGCGCCAACGTCGCCGGCTTCCGCGAGATCCTCAAACCGCTCCTGGAGAAGATGCAGGAACGCCGCGCCGGCAGCGCCGGCAGCGCGGTCCTCGGCACCGTCGGCGGCAAGGTCACCGGCGTGGAACTGGGCATGCTGCTCTCGTTCCTGTCCTCCCGCGTCCTCGGCCAGTACGAGACCTTCGCCCCCGCCGGCCGCGACCTCCCCGCCGGCGAGAGCGGCGGCGGCCGCCTCCTGCTCGTCGCCCCCAACATCGTCCACGTCGAGCGCGAACTCGACGTCGAGCCGCACGACTTCCGCCTCTGGGTGTGCCTGCACGAGGAGACCCACCGCACCCAGTTCACGGCCGTGCCCTGGCTGCGCGACCACCTGGAGGGCGAAATCCAGTCGTTCTTGGCGGAGACCGACGTCGACCCGATGACCTTCCTGGAGCGCATCAGGGAAGCCGCCCAGTCCCTCGCCGGAGGCCGCCCCGAGGGCGAGGAGGACGACGGCGGCCGCTCCTTCGTGGAACTGGTGCAGACCCCGGCCCAGCGCGAGATCCTCAGCCGCCTCACCGCCGTCATGTCCCTGCTGGAGGGGCACGCCGACTACGTCATGGACGGCGTCGGACCCAGCGTCGTACCGACCGTCTCGGAGATCCGCGAGAAGTTCCAGCAGCGTCGCGCCAAGGGCGCCTCCCGTCTCGATCTCGCCCTGCGCAAGCTGCTGGGTCTGGATGCCAAACTGAGGCAGTACCGGGACGGCGAGAGGTTCGTACGAGCCGTCGTCGAGCAGGTCGGCACCGACGGCTTCAACCGCGTGTGGACCTCGCCCAACACCCTTCCCACCAAGGCGGAGATCGCCAAACCGGCGGACTGGGTCGCGCGGGTGCATCGCAAGGCCGAGTCGTGA
- a CDS encoding inorganic diphosphatase encodes MEFDVTIEIPKGSRNKYEVDHETGRIRLDRRLFTSTAYPTDYGFVENTLGEDGDPLDALVILDEPTFPGCLIKCRAIGMFRMTDEAGGDDKLLCVPATDPRVEHLRDIHHVSEFDRLEIQHFFEVYKDLEPGKSVEGANWVGRTDAEVEIERSYKRFKEQGGH; translated from the coding sequence GTGGAGTTCGACGTCACGATCGAGATCCCGAAGGGTTCGCGCAACAAGTACGAGGTGGATCACGAGACGGGTCGGATCCGCCTGGACCGTCGTCTCTTCACCTCGACCGCCTACCCGACCGACTACGGCTTCGTCGAGAACACCCTCGGCGAGGACGGCGACCCGCTGGACGCGCTGGTCATCCTGGACGAGCCGACCTTCCCGGGCTGCCTCATCAAGTGCCGTGCGATCGGCATGTTCCGGATGACGGACGAGGCCGGCGGCGACGACAAGCTGCTGTGCGTTCCGGCCACCGACCCGCGGGTGGAGCACCTGCGCGACATCCACCACGTGTCGGAGTTCGACCGCCTGGAGATCCAGCACTTCTTCGAGGTGTACAAGGACCTGGAGCCCGGCAAGTCGGTCGAGGGTGCCAACTGGGTGGGCCGCACGGACGCCGAGGTCGAGATCGAGCGGTCCTACAAGCGCTTCAAGGAGCAGGGCGGCCACTGA
- a CDS encoding DedA family protein produces the protein MMTLALGPSWLDPNTLLDNFGIWGLLLVVFAESGLLIGFFLPGDSLLFTCGLLITSHQLNFPLWGAIALICLAAILGDQAGYMFGKKVGPSLFNRPDSRLFKQENVTKAHEFFEKYGPKSLVLARFVPVVRTFTPIIAGVSGMKYRSFLIFNVIGGALWGAGVTLLGSWLGNIGFVKNNIEAILILIVLVSVVPIAIEFLRARGKEKKAAKRAPQQMPEASRPAPPAMDAATTQLRRIEPEQHYGNEYEQQPYQQPQQQDWNQQYYDQQQYQQHYPQQQYEQQHPQQQYGYGQQDAQQQYPYDYRQQ, from the coding sequence GTGATGACACTTGCCCTCGGCCCGAGCTGGCTCGATCCCAACACTCTGCTGGACAACTTCGGCATCTGGGGCCTGCTGCTCGTCGTCTTCGCCGAGTCCGGCCTGCTCATCGGGTTCTTTCTGCCCGGTGACTCGCTGCTCTTCACCTGCGGCCTGCTGATCACCTCGCACCAGCTGAACTTCCCGCTGTGGGGTGCGATCGCCCTGATCTGTCTCGCCGCGATCCTCGGCGACCAGGCGGGCTACATGTTCGGCAAGAAGGTCGGCCCGTCCCTGTTCAACCGCCCGGACTCCCGCCTGTTCAAGCAGGAGAACGTCACCAAGGCCCACGAGTTCTTCGAGAAGTACGGCCCGAAGTCCCTGGTCCTGGCCCGCTTCGTGCCGGTGGTGCGCACGTTCACGCCGATCATCGCGGGCGTCAGCGGCATGAAGTACCGCTCGTTCCTGATCTTCAACGTCATCGGCGGCGCCCTGTGGGGCGCGGGCGTCACCCTGCTCGGCTCCTGGCTCGGCAACATCGGCTTCGTCAAGAACAACATCGAGGCGATCCTGATCCTGATCGTCCTCGTCTCCGTGGTCCCGATCGCCATCGAGTTCCTGCGCGCCCGCGGCAAGGAGAAGAAGGCGGCGAAGAGGGCCCCGCAGCAGATGCCGGAGGCGTCCCGCCCGGCCCCGCCGGCCATGGACGCCGCGACGACCCAGCTGCGCCGCATCGAGCCGGAGCAGCACTACGGCAACGAGTACGAGCAGCAGCCGTACCAGCAGCCCCAGCAGCAGGACTGGAACCAGCAGTACTACGACCAGCAGCAGTACCAGCAGCACTACCCGCAGCAGCAGTACGAGCAGCAGCATCCGCAGCAGCAGTACGGGTACGGGCAGCAGGACGCGCAGCAGCAGTACCCGTACGACTACCGCCAGCAGTAG